A region from the Papaver somniferum cultivar HN1 unplaced genomic scaffold, ASM357369v1 unplaced-scaffold_10052, whole genome shotgun sequence genome encodes:
- the LOC113327500 gene encoding ABC transporter B family member 3-like, whose amino-acid sequence MVGERGVQLSGGQKQRVAIARAIVKGPKILLLDEATSALDAESERVVQDALDRVIVNRTTVVVAHRLTTIRNANVIAVVKNGTIVEKGNHNMLINMENGVYASLVALHMSGSSK is encoded by the coding sequence ATGGTTGGAGAACGTGGAGTGCAACTGTCAGGTGGCCAAAAGCAACGAGTAGCAATTGCACGGGCTATAGTGAAAGGACCAAAGATACTGCTATTAGACGAGGCAACAAGTGCACTGGATGCTGAATCGGAGCGGGTAGTTCAAGACGCATTGGACCGTGTTATCGTGAACAGAACTACAGTTGTTGTGGCCCATAGACTTACAACAATTAGGAATGCTAACGTAATTGCAGTGGTTAAAAATGGGACTATTGTTGAGAAAGGAAACCACAATATGTTGATAAATATGGAGAATGGTGTTTACGCATCACTGGTA